One genomic window of Hymenobacter sp. J193 includes the following:
- a CDS encoding ABC transporter substrate-binding protein — protein MLSTLRPATGSVFVLLAALASCTGPAQPTDSRRVFRYNQPESLTSLDPAFARNQANTWAVTQLYNGLVELDDSLKPGPSVARRYTISPDGKTYTFWLRPDVYFHDSEVFAGGKGRHVTAPDFVYSFQRLLDKTTASSGGWIFRGKVIEDAQGEPRDTAFVAVNDSMLRIHLKEPFIPFLGILTMPYAYVVPREAVQKWGKDFREHPVGTGPFQFREWDEGNAIIYHRNPTYWKKDAQGQRLPYLDAVQISFIQDRKTEFLTFMQGKLDFLSGIRSGSRDLIMYPDGTIREDFRGKFRLQKVPYLNTEYIGIQQDPANLRGEAANPALRDKRVRQALNYALNKPEFLAYFLNNVGKPGSSGFVPASLPSFSQQLVPGYTYQPQKARQLLAAAGYGPGKPLRLRLNTVAETKEFCEYYQKKWAEVGVEVDIDVNQGAAHGELVDNGRAAFFTRSWLGDYPDAENYLALFYSKNFAPAGPNKTQLPQRPLRPALRAGQPRAERAKALRALPADGPHYRGGKPRYCPVLRRSGAPYPEQRPGPHAQPHEPTGAGARAQGVKSRLS, from the coding sequence ATGCTTTCGACTTTGCGCCCGGCTACCGGTTCTGTGTTCGTGCTACTTGCTGCCCTGGCTTCCTGCACCGGGCCGGCGCAGCCCACCGACAGCCGCCGCGTGTTTCGCTACAATCAGCCCGAAAGCCTGACCTCGCTGGACCCGGCCTTTGCCCGCAACCAGGCCAATACCTGGGCTGTGACACAGCTCTACAATGGCCTCGTGGAGCTCGACGACTCCCTCAAGCCCGGCCCCTCGGTGGCCCGGCGCTACACCATTTCGCCCGATGGCAAAACCTACACCTTCTGGCTGCGACCCGACGTGTATTTTCACGATTCAGAGGTGTTTGCGGGCGGCAAGGGAAGGCACGTTACGGCTCCGGATTTCGTGTACAGCTTCCAGCGGCTGCTCGACAAAACTACGGCCAGCTCCGGGGGCTGGATTTTTCGGGGCAAGGTGATTGAAGATGCCCAGGGCGAGCCGCGCGACACGGCTTTCGTAGCCGTAAACGACTCGATGCTGCGCATTCACCTCAAGGAGCCATTCATTCCGTTTCTGGGCATTCTGACGATGCCTTACGCCTACGTGGTACCGCGCGAGGCCGTGCAGAAGTGGGGCAAGGACTTTCGGGAGCATCCGGTAGGCACCGGGCCGTTTCAGTTCAGGGAGTGGGACGAGGGCAACGCCATCATCTACCACCGCAACCCTACGTACTGGAAAAAGGATGCCCAGGGCCAGCGGCTGCCGTACCTGGACGCGGTGCAGATCAGCTTTATCCAGGACCGCAAAACCGAGTTCCTCACCTTCATGCAGGGGAAGCTGGATTTCCTGAGCGGCATCCGCAGCGGCTCCCGCGACCTGATTATGTACCCCGACGGCACCATCCGGGAAGACTTCCGGGGCAAGTTCCGGCTGCAGAAAGTACCTTATCTGAACACCGAGTACATCGGCATTCAGCAGGACCCCGCCAACCTGCGCGGGGAGGCCGCCAACCCCGCCCTGCGCGACAAGCGGGTGCGTCAGGCGCTGAATTACGCCCTCAACAAGCCCGAGTTTCTGGCCTATTTTCTCAACAACGTGGGCAAGCCGGGCTCCTCGGGCTTTGTGCCAGCTTCGCTGCCTTCGTTCAGTCAGCAGCTGGTGCCGGGCTACACCTACCAGCCCCAGAAGGCGCGGCAGCTGCTGGCCGCCGCCGGCTACGGCCCTGGCAAACCCTTGCGCCTGCGCCTGAACACCGTGGCTGAAACCAAGGAGTTCTGCGAGTACTACCAGAAGAAGTGGGCCGAAGTGGGAGTGGAAGTCGACATTGATGTAAACCAGGGCGCGGCCCACGGCGAGCTGGTAGACAACGGCCGCGCCGCCTTCTTCACCCGTAGCTGGCTGGGCGACTACCCCGACGCCGAAAACTACCTGGCTTTGTTTTACAGCAAGAACTTCGCCCCGGCCGGCCCCAATAAAACCCAGCTTCCGCAACGCCCGCTACGACCAGCTCTACGAGCAGGCCAACCGCGAGCAGAACGTGCAAAAGCGCTACGCGCTTTACCAGCAGATGGACCGCATTATCGTGGAGGAAAGCCCCGTTATTGCCCTGTACTACGACGAAGTGGTGCGCCTTACCCAGAACAACGTCCAGGGCCTCACGCCCAACCCCATGAACCAACTGGTGCTGGAGCGCGTGCGCAAGGAGTAAAGAGCAGATTAAGTTAG
- a CDS encoding DUF6438 domain-containing protein, with protein MRLLAFSLLTFLLSGACAQRSTTAAQSNLTAQGTAAEATAAPQAKGPALIFRKTPCFGTCPAYTATIYADGRVEYEGQSNVPLTGTHQLRLPADTVDYIRREADRIGFAKLRPVYTANISDVPSTYLTMPQPDGTMKEVRVDVDAPAELTKLLEYIHQQIKSVAVAKK; from the coding sequence ATGCGCCTTCTTGCTTTCTCCCTGCTGACTTTCCTGCTAAGCGGCGCCTGCGCCCAGCGCAGCACCACTGCCGCCCAATCGAACCTTACGGCGCAGGGTACGGCGGCTGAGGCTACCGCCGCGCCGCAAGCCAAGGGGCCGGCGCTTATCTTCCGCAAAACGCCCTGCTTCGGCACCTGCCCGGCCTATACGGCCACCATCTATGCCGATGGCCGCGTGGAGTACGAGGGCCAAAGCAATGTGCCGCTCACCGGCACGCACCAGTTGCGTCTCCCGGCCGATACTGTGGACTACATCCGCCGCGAGGCCGACCGTATCGGGTTTGCCAAGCTGCGGCCCGTATACACGGCCAACATCAGTGACGTACCCTCTACCTACCTGACCATGCCCCAGCCCGATGGCACGATGAAGGAAGTGCGGGTGGACGTGGATGCCCCCGCCGAGCTGACGAAGCTGCTGGAATACATTCACCAGCAGATAAAAAGCGTTGCGGTAGCCAAGAAGTAA
- the yidC gene encoding membrane protein insertase YidC, translating into MDRNSATGAFLIAAVFIVYLFFFKPTPPDEKPAATPAATAKAAAAPAPAPLDSAAAARKLGAFAAAAATDTAASQTQLQNDNLTVTFSSKGGRVQAVRLNKYKTFFGQPLDLLDARSSSLDASFRTLDGKTVKLSDLNFQPSAAQAFTEGKKQGQRLTFTAQVAGGQIEQVYSLPQDSYEVGYDLRFVNLQNAVAQQPLTFTFLDNVRQTEQDAKQNRNHATINHYLASDDHGALSEASESPEELVVNEPVKWAAHKHDFFVAGLIADGTPFSTGKFASTVNLADSTYLKTLTSTLTLPIADVQNGKAHFRYFFGPNSFSLLKEVTPDFDRNVYLGWGLFRWVNRFVVLPVFHLLEQFISSYGVIIAILVVLIKLVTWPLTYKTYESQARMKVLKPEIDEIKEKYPDDQMKQQSETMKVYQSVGVSPLSGCVPMLLTIPILFAMFQFFPNAIELRQQPFLWARDLSTYDDLIKLPFEVPFLGRHLSLFTLLMTVSTLAMTYQSNQTNTAMQGPMKFYSYLMPVIFLFVLNSFSAGLTWYYLVSNVVTLAQQAITRRFVDDKKIRAQLDANKVKNKDKKPGGFQARLAEAMKSAQEKDSEARKPTRRK; encoded by the coding sequence ATGGATAGAAATTCAGCAACCGGCGCCTTTTTGATTGCGGCCGTGTTCATCGTGTACCTGTTTTTCTTTAAGCCGACGCCGCCCGACGAAAAACCCGCTGCCACTCCTGCTGCCACGGCCAAAGCGGCCGCTGCGCCTGCCCCCGCTCCGCTCGACTCGGCCGCTGCCGCCCGCAAGCTGGGCGCCTTTGCCGCCGCTGCGGCCACGGATACCGCCGCCAGCCAGACGCAGCTGCAAAACGACAACCTCACCGTCACCTTCAGCTCGAAAGGCGGACGCGTGCAGGCCGTGCGGCTGAACAAGTATAAAACCTTCTTCGGACAGCCGCTCGATCTGCTGGATGCCCGCAGTTCCTCGCTCGACGCCAGCTTCCGCACCCTCGACGGCAAAACCGTAAAGCTTTCGGACCTGAACTTCCAGCCCTCGGCCGCACAGGCTTTCACGGAGGGCAAAAAGCAGGGCCAGCGCCTCACCTTCACGGCCCAGGTGGCCGGCGGCCAGATTGAGCAGGTGTATTCCCTGCCCCAGGATTCGTACGAGGTAGGCTATGATCTGCGCTTTGTAAACCTGCAGAACGCCGTGGCCCAGCAGCCGCTCACGTTCACTTTCCTGGACAATGTGCGCCAGACCGAGCAGGATGCCAAGCAGAACCGCAACCACGCCACCATCAACCACTACCTGGCCTCCGACGACCACGGCGCGCTAAGCGAAGCCTCCGAAAGCCCGGAGGAGCTGGTAGTAAACGAGCCCGTGAAGTGGGCTGCCCACAAGCACGACTTCTTCGTGGCCGGCCTCATTGCCGACGGCACGCCATTCTCGACCGGCAAGTTTGCCTCTACGGTGAACCTGGCCGACTCAACCTACCTCAAAACCCTGACCTCCACGCTCACCCTGCCCATTGCCGATGTGCAGAACGGCAAGGCGCACTTCCGCTACTTCTTCGGCCCCAACTCCTTTAGCCTGCTGAAGGAAGTGACCCCTGATTTCGACCGCAACGTGTACCTGGGCTGGGGCTTGTTCCGCTGGGTAAACCGCTTTGTGGTGCTGCCGGTGTTTCATCTGCTGGAGCAGTTCATTTCTTCCTACGGCGTCATCATTGCCATTCTGGTGGTGCTCATCAAGCTCGTGACCTGGCCGCTGACGTACAAAACCTACGAAAGCCAGGCCCGCATGAAAGTGCTCAAGCCGGAAATCGACGAAATCAAGGAGAAGTACCCCGACGACCAGATGAAGCAGCAGTCGGAGACGATGAAGGTGTACCAGTCGGTGGGCGTGTCGCCGCTGAGCGGGTGCGTGCCCATGCTGCTCACGATTCCGATTCTGTTTGCCATGTTTCAGTTCTTCCCCAACGCCATTGAGCTGCGCCAGCAGCCTTTCCTGTGGGCACGGGACCTGAGCACCTACGACGACCTGATCAAGCTGCCGTTCGAAGTACCCTTCCTGGGCCGCCATCTCAGCCTGTTCACCTTGCTGATGACGGTTTCGACCCTGGCCATGACCTACCAGAGCAACCAGACGAACACGGCCATGCAGGGGCCTATGAAGTTCTATAGCTACCTGATGCCGGTCATCTTCCTGTTTGTGCTGAACAGCTTCTCGGCCGGTCTCACGTGGTACTACCTGGTATCGAACGTGGTGACGCTGGCCCAGCAGGCCATTACCCGCCGCTTCGTGGACGACAAAAAAATCCGCGCCCAGCTCGACGCCAACAAAGTCAAGAACAAGGACAAGAAGCCCGGCGGCTTCCAGGCCCGCCTGGCCGAGGCCATGAAGTCGGCGCAGGAAAAGGATTCGGAGGCCCGCAAGCCCACCCGCCGCAAATAA